The Sphaeramia orbicularis chromosome 15, fSphaOr1.1, whole genome shotgun sequence region ACATCAAAATGACACGCCAGAATTCCCATCTGCTTTAGTCAGCGTACTATCATAAGCTAGACCATGAGTACTTGAACAGTAGGGGGGCAATGGGAACACTGTAGAATCAGATAAAATACACTGCCTTGCTCTGCAAGAGTCTGTTTGTTTCTGTGcacatttgtttctttttaaaatgagGCTCTTAAAGACAAACATGTTTTATCTCATTTGTTAACCCTTTGAGATCATGGCAACATTTTGTCCTACTTTTTGACTTGTGTTATGAACTTGAGAATTATGTGTTGATCTGGCAATATATTTTGAAAGtcatatttattaaatattttgtatgAAAAGAGAATTAAAGTTGTCTTTGTTCTGAAGAGCGAGTTAAGCGTCTGTCTGTGATGAATCAAGCCAAACATGTCAGAGCATATGAAAGGTTTCTCATGCAGCTGGCGTGGGAACTGCTGCTGGAGAGACATCATAGACTTGAGCAAGGTCTCTGTCCAAATGTGTTTACAGCTAATTACGTTGTTGCGAGCACTCCTTGTATTAAGTCAGTCCTAAAGACAAAAATACTCCCACTCCTCATGATCATCAGACAATGTTGTCCTTGTTTGTGTGGTTTAAGTAGCAGCCTTATCTGCAACCTATCGAGCTGGTGAGCCTGAGAAGCTCGATGTAGTCGCCTGCCGAATCTGTTTGAAAGGATTAAAGCCAAAGCAAGAGATTACCAACACCTAAGAGTGACCTTAAACATTAGGATAGGATAGGGTCAGCCCCTCTAATCCACCACTCTGTCTCGATAAGAACAGAATTGGCTTCTGTGAACAACAGCAGCAGTCTCATCTCTGATTACACCAACACTGATGGAGAATGGGAACAGAGACATACCGGTTTATTTGTAACATCACTGGTGTTGGACAGATTTTCACTGTGAGGTTGCCATGAACATCAGCCAGTCTGGACCCAATGTGAGCAAAACGCTGCAGAGATCTATGTGGTATTTTCATGCTGGTTGCTTCCAGAAAATTATCAGCCTATTTGCATATTTCCACAAAGAGTTTATTTTCCCCAGGGAAAAAACGCATTTATTTACATCTTAGAATGTCTTTCCAgtggaataaaaataaatcaagaaTATTGTATTCACACAAAAATATGTCATGAGGAGGAACATCTTGGTTCAAAGCAGAGCAATTAGGACAACTTTCTCACTGAGATCTAGATTTGCAGCCAattgaaaaaaatagaaataagaaaaaaaaaaatagaagaaatggTCTGTTTATATTGGGGGACAAGGTTAGTAGTTTCTTGGGCATTTTCTTGGATGATAATGACATCTAATGTAATTGAACATCACCATCTAAATGTACATGTTGTGGCACGCTACTTTAATATTTATTGGTTTTAAAAATGTTGACCCTTAcataaaatgttatttaaaaaaaaataagcagtTAACTGGTGGCCCCTAGGTGCCGATGCTCTCTGGGCCAGTATGGTCATAAAATTCACAAGAAGAAACCATGATGGCAGCATTCCTTAAATCCAGATTAAGTCTTGGAGTAACAACTACATTTTAACCTGAGATACTGTCAACATGTTCTATTGTGCCTTAAAAACAGCTCAATACAAAGCTGCAAAATACCCTCACATTTCAGGCGCTTAGCAACTAAGTGCTGAGCAACTTGTATATGAATGAAATGTAACTACGACAATACATTTTTGAAAACAGGGTGATGAAATAAATCTGGAAACAGCAATCAATCACACCAGTGCTTCAGCAGGGAAACTGGACAGTTTTCAGACATGTAGGAGCCAGTATTTGAGACTGAAAGCCATGACGTACTGCATGGCTCCTGCTTGTCTGAAATCCCCAatctttaacacaaaaccaaatctAAACTCCAATTAAAGGTTTTTGACTTTCATTTGCAAGCCTCTCTTGACCACCACTACTTATGGGTGGAGGCAAAGTCTGTTTCAAGTATTTGACAAAGCGTAACTCAAAGGCTCATGTATCAACGCACTGTAATGTGTTCAGCATTTGATCTGTGTGTGCATTGCATCTACAGTGTACAGTGTGACTAGACGTTATAGTAAAATGTGACATGTGTACAAATGCAAGTCATCAGAGGAGACTGTGTGGGGTAAACATGGAGCCTGACACAATATCAACTCTATCTCCGTGGCGTCAGGCATCTTCACTGTAGCTTGTCTTTCCCACTCAGGACCTCTTCAGTCGCCGTAATCTAGAGGTTCTGGGCACATTTTCACTCCCCTCCTCTCTGAGTGTGGATCTGGAACTAATAGAGGAGCCTGAGGATGCAGGCTTGACAGATAGGCCCCTCAGACTTGCGGCCAGCCTGTTTTGGTTTGTCTGTGCCGTGTTATTGCTTGTGAGGGGGAGCCTCTGGGCCCGTTTCCCTGGAGTAAGCAGCTCTActtccagtgtggttttcttgcACTCGGAGACTGGGAAAGCCTTGGACTCTGACTTGGCTTCTTCTGGAGATAGGGGTGGCAGAGGAAGAAGGTCACGCTTGGATGTTTGTGAGGAGCACGGGATTGAAGGAGGTTGCGTTGTGGCTGGAGGTCGGCCAAGACACGCCCTCTTGGCCCTCTGTGGGTAGGGGTCTTCCCCTGCATCGCTTTTGGTCTTGCTAGTCTCCTGACTGATTTTATATGGGCAGAAAACTCCAGAGACCTCATTTGAGTTTGTGTTCTCATTCTGCAGCATTTGGGTCAGGCCCTGCTCATGATTATTAGCAATCTGAGCTACAGGCCCAGTTAAGACACTGGGGTAATGGACCTGGGGCTGTGTTTCTGGTGGGGAATTCTGTCCATGGCTCACAGTCCTGCTGAGGTTTAAATTTACCTTCTCAGATTCAGTTTCTCTTTTGTCTTCTGGACAGTCTCTCTGCTTCCCTGTAATCAAGCCGCCGAGCTCTTGCTGGACACTGGCTTGTCTGGCTCTGAAAAAGTTAAAAAGATAAGACGATATGAACAGATACATGAGTGTCTGCTCTGACTGGTGGAGTTGGAAAGTTCTGCATTAGCTCATACTTACATCTTTTGAAGCACAGTCTTCTTTGTTTTTGCGGGGCTGTTTAAAGGCTCTTGGGTTTCTCCCACTTTGGAAAAATATTCTGATCTGCTTTGTTCACTCAGCTCAGTCTAGAGAAGACAAACAGAAtcagtgtaaacaaaaaatgtttcttTTGGCATTCCTTGGAAAGGTCTGCACCACAGATAGTCTGTCATCAGATGACACTGTCAGATATGAAAAATTACTTTTAGCACATTGCTCTAATGAATAGAACTGAGCACTAAATAGGAGTAGATTTCAGCTGGAGTTTGTACAAAGGTATAGAACTTTGATCCATCTAAATCCTGGGTAGTGTTGTCTCATTTTTAACTAAATATCTAATTATTTGACTGGaggaaatataatataaaacatgGTACTTTATAAACCACTGACCAGGTGACATAATTAGTCACAGATTTGTCACAGACAGCTGAGACTATGAAACACACATCACTCCACCTCAGgcacaatttaaacaaaaaacaaacaactgttaAATAAGACTCACAAGATGATGGATCAGGTTAAAGGACAAATCTAAGTGAAGAAttataaagaaaaaatacaaaaacagacaaaaatacatgaACAAAGACTGAGACACAGGTTTAAAACTATTgactttaacatttattttctatAAACACTTGCTTGGCTGAAAAGCACCAGGCTGAAAGTTCAAAAAGCTACACGCTAAAGTCTTCAATATCAATGATGGACATGCGATCCTCCGAGGCAGAACAAGGAATGGGGCAAATATTGGATCTCACCAACGTGTGCCCTCAACAGGCCACTAATGAAGGTTAATTATACATCTTTTCCATGGCTGAGCCAGAACAGACTATGATTTATGAGTGGACAAGCAATGATGGTCACAAACTGTGCAGAACTGAGTGCCTGTCAATTATCCCACACTAATTGCATGACAAAAATTTGCAGCTAACTATTATCTCTGCTATTGAGATGGACTGAAAATATTGAAGAGCCATATGCTTGAGTAACTCACTGTACGCAAACACAACTACAAGAGTCTACAGTCATGGAAGACGCTGAAGTTTTGTTTGAATGAGATGAGGGTTCCTTGTtctgtgaaaatattaaaaactacgGCTATCGCATTAGCCACGGAGGCCATAGTAACTAGAGTGATATGTTTTTCTACATGGATAAATTCCATAATATGTAGTCAAAAGGTTATGAAATGTTAAacgttatttcactgttttttactTTGAGTGTCTGAACATGCAGCTGCATCCACACATTTCATGGTATCATCATGTAACTAAAGCATAACATCATATTATCACGTGAGGTTCAgtgttgacatcatcacactAACATGCGCACAAAGATAGGCATAAACATGGGCCGTTTCAGACATGGCAGTGCAGTGTAAAGTGTGGAGACATGGAGGTGGTCTCAGACTCAGATACATTATATCCATTCAACCATCTGAACAGAAATTATCCTGGGATTGATTGATGCCTAATGAGCTGATGTTGTCTGTGCATTTGAAGCCGAGTGCAAAACTGTGTCATAATAAAGCACACAATTGTGCGTATATTTGAAGTTCCAGTAAATTCAATCATCACTAAACTGTTCGCAAGAGAACCTTCAAAGCAAATGGAATGGAGTTGTCATACTGACATTTCATGGATGAAAAACATTCCTCTTGTTTTTGAACCACATGCTGATTTAATTTGGACAGAAACATTGCAAAGCcagactgttaaaaaaaaaaaaaaaaaaaaaaaacagaaaaaagaaaatgctatTCATGAGTGTATTTATCTGCATGTAGAGCAGGGAAGTGAGATCCATGATCACTGAGGATGCATTTGAGGATGCACTATAATCCAAGGTGTGTGCAGATCCACTTAGAATGCATGTAAATACAAAGGCTAAACAGGACCATAATGATGGGAAACTGGTCTAATAATCACCAGTTAGTTTTGCATACAAACAGTAACAGCAAATTACTGAGGCTGTTGATGGAAATGTCACCATCTTTGTCACACAttatgtgtttttcatttttgtaaaactgtCCAGTAGGCgctgaaacataaaacaaaacaaaacaaaacaaaacaaaaatcttcatACCACATACTACAAAAGTGGTGGTTGCTGAGTTTATTTTAACAGCAAGCACCCCTCAGATAAATATTATTTGAAAATTTCACTGGAAAAA contains the following coding sequences:
- the slx4ip gene encoding protein SLX4IP, with the translated sequence MAPSKFVIKCGNFAVLVDLHVLPLGGQEDASWFTTDHIEEVATLVRDSVEQRVKQYSEFLHNRRLPKQKKELAPASAFHVKGKNFSLVASFLKRHFSLKCIVKQHYGDLRVFPERYVVCVSCLEDASAHHGNPSLAVTELSEQSRSEYFSKVGETQEPLNSPAKTKKTVLQKIARQASVQQELGGLITGKQRDCPEDKRETESEKVNLNLSRTVSHGQNSPPETQPQVHYPSVLTGPVAQIANNHEQGLTQMLQNENTNSNEVSGVFCPYKISQETSKTKSDAGEDPYPQRAKRACLGRPPATTQPPSIPCSSQTSKRDLLPLPPLSPEEAKSESKAFPVSECKKTTLEVELLTPGKRAQRLPLTSNNTAQTNQNRLAASLRGLSVKPASSGSSISSRSTLREEGSENVPRTSRLRRLKRS